The Doryrhamphus excisus isolate RoL2022-K1 chromosome 1, RoL_Dexc_1.0, whole genome shotgun sequence genome includes a window with the following:
- the arfip1 gene encoding arfaptin-1 isoform X1: MSESSGDTDSGKMSAEESQETGCHGSEESLNGGSPQPSVEDSKDSASGDDRDNTLYEIDIDGAEEMSVGSGEDVEGVEKDEGEAVGTVDTAEEGGDDAAGAKENAMAQEPQMSSAAAEIAVTSNGDLDQSPASVFRRDSFPGESGVADIPESCVPSSNFVSTTEGIIESGPYKGSMSLPASPVTPIAPSSAVAGRLARSSSESQAYTGAPNTQPSSGALVLSDDIKNPAMEKLDLVRKWSINTYKCTRQILSERLGRGSKTVDLELETQIEVLRENKRKYQNVIKLAQTLAAQLSQVMQTQRQLGDAFADLSLKSPELHEEFGYNADTQKLLSKNGETLLGAINFFISSVNTLVDKTIEDTMINIKQYEIARVEYDAYRTDLEELNLGPRDTTTMPKIEQSQQVFQIYREKYERMRNDVSVKLKFLEENKVKVLHNQLILFHNAIAAYYSGNQQQLEQTLQQFHIKLKMPGAEQPSWLEEH, from the exons ATGTCTGAGAGTAGTGGTGACACAGACTCGGGGAAGATGTCAGCGGAGGAGTCTCAGGAGACGGGCTGTCACGGGTCCGAGGAGAGTTTGAACGGTGGCTCGCCGCAGCCAAGTGTTGAGGATAGCAAGGATAGCGCGTCTGGGGACGACAGGGACAACACGCTGTATGAAATTGACATTGACGGCGCGGAGGAAATGTCGGTAGGCAGCGGCGAGGATGTTGAGGGTGTAGAGAAGGATGAAGGCGAGGCTGTGGGAACCGTGGACACGGCCGAGGAAGGCGGAGATGATGCCGCTGGGGCAAAG GAGAACGCCATGGCTCAGGAACCCCAGATGAGCTCAGCCGCAGCAGAGATCGCCGTCACCAGCAATGGCGACCTGGATCAGAGCCCGGCGAGTGTGTTCCGTAGG GACTCTTTCCCTGGGGAGTCGGGGGTGGCAGACATTCCAGAGTCTTGCGTTCCTTCCAGCAACTTTGTTTCAACGACAGAAGGCATTATCGAATCAGGACCATACAAAG GGTCCATGAGCCTCCCTGCGTCCCCCGTGACACCCATAGCCCCCAGCTCGGCTGTTGCCGGCCGCCTGGCGCGCTCTTCCAGCGAAAGTCAGGCGTACACAG GCGCTCCGAATACGCAGCCAAGCAGCGGAGCGTTGGTCCTGTCGGATGACATCAAGAACCCGGCCATGGAGAAACTGGACCTGGTCAGAAAGTGGAGCATCAACACGTATAAA TGCACCAGGCAGATTCTGTCTGAGAGGCTGGGCCGCGGCTCGAAAACCGTAGACCTGGAGCTGGAGACCCAGATCGAAGTCCtccgggagaacaagaggaAGTACCAGAACGTGATCAAGCTGGCCCAGACGCTGGCTGCTCAGCTGTCGCAGGTCATGCAGACGCAGAGGCAGCTTGGCGACGCCTTTGCCGACCTCAGTCTCAAGTCACCGGAACTTCAC GAGGAGTTTGGGTACAACGCTGATACTCAAAAGCTTTTGTCCAAAAACGGGGAGACTCTGCTGGGCGCCATCAACTTCTTCATCTCCAGTGTGAACACGCTGGTCGACAAAACCATTGAGGACACCATGATCAACATCAAACAATACGAAATTGCGAG GGTGGAATACGACGCGTATCGCACGGACTTGGAGGAGCTCAATCTGGGACCGCGCGACACCACCACCATGCCCAAGATCGAGCAGTCGCAGCAGGTGTTCCAGATCTACCGCGAGAAGTACGAGAGGATGCGAAATGACGTCTCTGTCAAGCTCAAGTTCCTGGAAGAGAACAAG GTGAAGGTATTGCACAACCAGCTGATCCTGTTCCACAACGCCATCGCCGCCTACTACTCTGGCAACCAGCAGCAGCTGGAACAAACGCTCCAGCAGTTCCACATCAAGTTGAAAATGCCCGGTGCGGAGCAGCCATCTTGGCTGGAGGAGCACTGA
- the arfip1 gene encoding arfaptin-1 isoform X2 — MSESSGDTDSGKMSAEESQETGCHGSEESLNGGSPQPSVEDSKDSASGDDRDNTLYEIDIDGAEEMSVGSGEDVEGVEKDEGEAVGTVDTAEEGGDDAAGAKENAMAQEPQMSSAAAEIAVTSNGDLDQSPASVFRRDSFPGESGVADIPESCVPSSNFVSTTEGIIESGPYKGAPNTQPSSGALVLSDDIKNPAMEKLDLVRKWSINTYKCTRQILSERLGRGSKTVDLELETQIEVLRENKRKYQNVIKLAQTLAAQLSQVMQTQRQLGDAFADLSLKSPELHEEFGYNADTQKLLSKNGETLLGAINFFISSVNTLVDKTIEDTMINIKQYEIARVEYDAYRTDLEELNLGPRDTTTMPKIEQSQQVFQIYREKYERMRNDVSVKLKFLEENKVKVLHNQLILFHNAIAAYYSGNQQQLEQTLQQFHIKLKMPGAEQPSWLEEH; from the exons ATGTCTGAGAGTAGTGGTGACACAGACTCGGGGAAGATGTCAGCGGAGGAGTCTCAGGAGACGGGCTGTCACGGGTCCGAGGAGAGTTTGAACGGTGGCTCGCCGCAGCCAAGTGTTGAGGATAGCAAGGATAGCGCGTCTGGGGACGACAGGGACAACACGCTGTATGAAATTGACATTGACGGCGCGGAGGAAATGTCGGTAGGCAGCGGCGAGGATGTTGAGGGTGTAGAGAAGGATGAAGGCGAGGCTGTGGGAACCGTGGACACGGCCGAGGAAGGCGGAGATGATGCCGCTGGGGCAAAG GAGAACGCCATGGCTCAGGAACCCCAGATGAGCTCAGCCGCAGCAGAGATCGCCGTCACCAGCAATGGCGACCTGGATCAGAGCCCGGCGAGTGTGTTCCGTAGG GACTCTTTCCCTGGGGAGTCGGGGGTGGCAGACATTCCAGAGTCTTGCGTTCCTTCCAGCAACTTTGTTTCAACGACAGAAGGCATTATCGAATCAGGACCATACAAAG GCGCTCCGAATACGCAGCCAAGCAGCGGAGCGTTGGTCCTGTCGGATGACATCAAGAACCCGGCCATGGAGAAACTGGACCTGGTCAGAAAGTGGAGCATCAACACGTATAAA TGCACCAGGCAGATTCTGTCTGAGAGGCTGGGCCGCGGCTCGAAAACCGTAGACCTGGAGCTGGAGACCCAGATCGAAGTCCtccgggagaacaagaggaAGTACCAGAACGTGATCAAGCTGGCCCAGACGCTGGCTGCTCAGCTGTCGCAGGTCATGCAGACGCAGAGGCAGCTTGGCGACGCCTTTGCCGACCTCAGTCTCAAGTCACCGGAACTTCAC GAGGAGTTTGGGTACAACGCTGATACTCAAAAGCTTTTGTCCAAAAACGGGGAGACTCTGCTGGGCGCCATCAACTTCTTCATCTCCAGTGTGAACACGCTGGTCGACAAAACCATTGAGGACACCATGATCAACATCAAACAATACGAAATTGCGAG GGTGGAATACGACGCGTATCGCACGGACTTGGAGGAGCTCAATCTGGGACCGCGCGACACCACCACCATGCCCAAGATCGAGCAGTCGCAGCAGGTGTTCCAGATCTACCGCGAGAAGTACGAGAGGATGCGAAATGACGTCTCTGTCAAGCTCAAGTTCCTGGAAGAGAACAAG GTGAAGGTATTGCACAACCAGCTGATCCTGTTCCACAACGCCATCGCCGCCTACTACTCTGGCAACCAGCAGCAGCTGGAACAAACGCTCCAGCAGTTCCACATCAAGTTGAAAATGCCCGGTGCGGAGCAGCCATCTTGGCTGGAGGAGCACTGA
- the arfip1 gene encoding arfaptin-1 isoform X3 yields MAQEPQMSSAAAEIAVTSNGDLDQSPASVFRRDSFPGESGVADIPESCVPSSNFVSTTEGIIESGPYKGSMSLPASPVTPIAPSSAVAGRLARSSSESQAYTGAPNTQPSSGALVLSDDIKNPAMEKLDLVRKWSINTYKCTRQILSERLGRGSKTVDLELETQIEVLRENKRKYQNVIKLAQTLAAQLSQVMQTQRQLGDAFADLSLKSPELHEEFGYNADTQKLLSKNGETLLGAINFFISSVNTLVDKTIEDTMINIKQYEIARVEYDAYRTDLEELNLGPRDTTTMPKIEQSQQVFQIYREKYERMRNDVSVKLKFLEENKVKVLHNQLILFHNAIAAYYSGNQQQLEQTLQQFHIKLKMPGAEQPSWLEEH; encoded by the exons ATGGCTCAGGAACCCCAGATGAGCTCAGCCGCAGCAGAGATCGCCGTCACCAGCAATGGCGACCTGGATCAGAGCCCGGCGAGTGTGTTCCGTAGG GACTCTTTCCCTGGGGAGTCGGGGGTGGCAGACATTCCAGAGTCTTGCGTTCCTTCCAGCAACTTTGTTTCAACGACAGAAGGCATTATCGAATCAGGACCATACAAAG GGTCCATGAGCCTCCCTGCGTCCCCCGTGACACCCATAGCCCCCAGCTCGGCTGTTGCCGGCCGCCTGGCGCGCTCTTCCAGCGAAAGTCAGGCGTACACAG GCGCTCCGAATACGCAGCCAAGCAGCGGAGCGTTGGTCCTGTCGGATGACATCAAGAACCCGGCCATGGAGAAACTGGACCTGGTCAGAAAGTGGAGCATCAACACGTATAAA TGCACCAGGCAGATTCTGTCTGAGAGGCTGGGCCGCGGCTCGAAAACCGTAGACCTGGAGCTGGAGACCCAGATCGAAGTCCtccgggagaacaagaggaAGTACCAGAACGTGATCAAGCTGGCCCAGACGCTGGCTGCTCAGCTGTCGCAGGTCATGCAGACGCAGAGGCAGCTTGGCGACGCCTTTGCCGACCTCAGTCTCAAGTCACCGGAACTTCAC GAGGAGTTTGGGTACAACGCTGATACTCAAAAGCTTTTGTCCAAAAACGGGGAGACTCTGCTGGGCGCCATCAACTTCTTCATCTCCAGTGTGAACACGCTGGTCGACAAAACCATTGAGGACACCATGATCAACATCAAACAATACGAAATTGCGAG GGTGGAATACGACGCGTATCGCACGGACTTGGAGGAGCTCAATCTGGGACCGCGCGACACCACCACCATGCCCAAGATCGAGCAGTCGCAGCAGGTGTTCCAGATCTACCGCGAGAAGTACGAGAGGATGCGAAATGACGTCTCTGTCAAGCTCAAGTTCCTGGAAGAGAACAAG GTGAAGGTATTGCACAACCAGCTGATCCTGTTCCACAACGCCATCGCCGCCTACTACTCTGGCAACCAGCAGCAGCTGGAACAAACGCTCCAGCAGTTCCACATCAAGTTGAAAATGCCCGGTGCGGAGCAGCCATCTTGGCTGGAGGAGCACTGA
- the arfip1 gene encoding arfaptin-1 isoform X4, whose protein sequence is MEKLDLVRKWSINTYKCTRQILSERLGRGSKTVDLELETQIEVLRENKRKYQNVIKLAQTLAAQLSQVMQTQRQLGDAFADLSLKSPELHEEFGYNADTQKLLSKNGETLLGAINFFISSVNTLVDKTIEDTMINIKQYEIARVEYDAYRTDLEELNLGPRDTTTMPKIEQSQQVFQIYREKYERMRNDVSVKLKFLEENKVKVLHNQLILFHNAIAAYYSGNQQQLEQTLQQFHIKLKMPGAEQPSWLEEH, encoded by the exons ATGGAGAAACTGGACCTGGTCAGAAAGTGGAGCATCAACACGTATAAA TGCACCAGGCAGATTCTGTCTGAGAGGCTGGGCCGCGGCTCGAAAACCGTAGACCTGGAGCTGGAGACCCAGATCGAAGTCCtccgggagaacaagaggaAGTACCAGAACGTGATCAAGCTGGCCCAGACGCTGGCTGCTCAGCTGTCGCAGGTCATGCAGACGCAGAGGCAGCTTGGCGACGCCTTTGCCGACCTCAGTCTCAAGTCACCGGAACTTCAC GAGGAGTTTGGGTACAACGCTGATACTCAAAAGCTTTTGTCCAAAAACGGGGAGACTCTGCTGGGCGCCATCAACTTCTTCATCTCCAGTGTGAACACGCTGGTCGACAAAACCATTGAGGACACCATGATCAACATCAAACAATACGAAATTGCGAG GGTGGAATACGACGCGTATCGCACGGACTTGGAGGAGCTCAATCTGGGACCGCGCGACACCACCACCATGCCCAAGATCGAGCAGTCGCAGCAGGTGTTCCAGATCTACCGCGAGAAGTACGAGAGGATGCGAAATGACGTCTCTGTCAAGCTCAAGTTCCTGGAAGAGAACAAG GTGAAGGTATTGCACAACCAGCTGATCCTGTTCCACAACGCCATCGCCGCCTACTACTCTGGCAACCAGCAGCAGCTGGAACAAACGCTCCAGCAGTTCCACATCAAGTTGAAAATGCCCGGTGCGGAGCAGCCATCTTGGCTGGAGGAGCACTGA